In Anaerolineales bacterium, one DNA window encodes the following:
- a CDS encoding class I SAM-dependent methyltransferase, with amino-acid sequence MSHYIPALSFRWLTPLYDPLLKWMMREETFKQRLIRQAGIAPAMQVLDLGCGTGTLTLMLKRAHPDAVITGLDGDSQVLDIARQKSRGMNIQWDEGFASSLPYPDSTFDRVVTSLVIHHLSTAEKRRAFKEIYRILKPQGQLHVLDFGAPHSAFTRFIAKYMRHLEETADNFDGLIPPFMLEAGFRGVKEAQQFVNIFGPLSSWRAVKGV; translated from the coding sequence ATGTCCCACTATATCCCCGCCCTCAGTTTTCGCTGGCTGACACCATTATATGATCCCCTGCTCAAATGGATGATGCGCGAAGAGACCTTCAAACAAAGATTGATTCGGCAGGCGGGCATTGCACCCGCCATGCAGGTGCTTGACCTTGGTTGCGGGACAGGCACGTTGACACTCATGCTCAAGCGCGCCCATCCAGATGCAGTCATCACAGGACTGGACGGCGACTCGCAAGTGCTGGATATTGCCCGCCAAAAATCGCGTGGCATGAATATCCAATGGGATGAAGGGTTCGCTTCCTCCCTCCCTTATCCTGATTCTACTTTTGACAGGGTGGTTACCAGCCTTGTCATTCATCACCTCTCCACCGCTGAGAAGCGCCGTGCGTTCAAAGAGATATACCGTATTCTCAAGCCGCAAGGTCAACTGCACGTCCTCGATTTTGGCGCACCGCATTCGGCGTTCACCCGCTTCATCGCGAAATATATGCGTCATCTTGAGGAGACCGCTGACAACTTCGACGGGTTGATCCCGCCCTTTATGCTGGAAGCAGGCTTCCGCGGAGTCAAAGAAGCGCAGCAGTTTGTCAACATATTCGGTCCGCTGTCTTCATGGCGGGCTGTCAAAGGAGTTTAA
- a CDS encoding heavy metal translocating P-type ATPase — protein MTVRDPVCGMEIEPQDAFANREHMGQTFYFCSQSCVDQFDADPHHYVMTSATTGFNPEQTLTRVELPVADLPFYKPVTTLEFGLRALEGVHQVTTNAGAGVLQVEYDSKKVNIPQMAAVIRLAGFQPGGSNIRIGIENLRCGSCVKFIEDELKSTQGVLNATVNIATQEAMVDYLPQNTTLAQLNAAIENWGYKPRAALSDAPVDKQEEAHAREYSRLMKMLWFAAVVSVPVLLFAYPQYVPGIRDLSMETIRWSWILSAIATLPVLFYSGYDFFTGAWAAFKHRSANMNTLIALGTGAAWLYSTFAVAFPSVFPEGTSEPFYDVVAVVIALVVLGQALELRAKGQSSSAIKKLLGLQAKTARVIREGKEMDLPVEEVLVGDVIQVRPGEKVPVDGVIVAGSSAVDESMLTGESLPVSKKQGDEVIGATLNKTGAFQFRATKVGKDTALAQIVKMVQDAQNSKAPIARLADTVSGYFVPIVMILAVWTFVIWFVIGPQPQLVYALVTSVTVLIIACPCALGLATPMSLMVGIGKGAENGILIRSGEALQTARAIQTVVLDKTGTITKGKPELTDVVISDPLIVNDDELLKLSASVEKVSEHPLAQAIVEGAQARILELVEVKDFDAIPGHGVSAKVAGRNILIGNLKLMNREKIALGSLEEKSKSIADDGKTPMFIALDGKAAGIIAVADTVKEDSAEAIKALQGMGIEVVMITGDNRRTAEAIARKVGITRVLAEVLPEDKANNVNLLQAENKKVAMVGDGINDAPALAQADVGLAIGTGTDVAIEASDITLIKGSLKGVVTAIEVSRATMTNIYQNLVGAFFYNVLGVPVAMGLLFPFFGLLLSPLIAGAAMAFSSVTVVGNANRLRGFKPKFSAK, from the coding sequence ATGACTGTCCGTGACCCTGTATGTGGAATGGAAATCGAACCCCAAGATGCCTTCGCCAATCGCGAACACATGGGGCAAACGTTTTATTTTTGCTCACAATCCTGCGTAGATCAGTTTGACGCAGACCCACACCACTATGTGATGACTTCGGCAACAACGGGCTTCAATCCTGAGCAGACCCTCACCCGCGTCGAACTACCCGTTGCCGATCTGCCGTTTTATAAACCTGTCACCACCCTGGAATTTGGTTTGCGCGCCCTGGAAGGCGTACATCAAGTAACCACAAATGCAGGTGCGGGTGTCCTGCAAGTGGAATATGATTCCAAAAAGGTAAATATTCCGCAAATGGCGGCAGTGATCCGCTTGGCTGGATTTCAACCTGGCGGGTCGAATATCAGGATTGGAATCGAGAACCTGCGCTGCGGCTCGTGCGTGAAATTCATTGAAGACGAATTGAAATCCACCCAGGGCGTTTTGAATGCAACCGTCAATATCGCCACGCAGGAAGCGATGGTGGATTATCTGCCGCAAAATACAACACTCGCGCAATTGAATGCGGCGATTGAAAACTGGGGCTACAAGCCACGCGCCGCGTTGAGCGATGCGCCTGTGGATAAACAGGAAGAGGCTCATGCGCGCGAATACAGCCGCCTGATGAAAATGCTCTGGTTTGCAGCGGTTGTTTCAGTACCGGTATTGTTATTCGCATATCCGCAGTATGTTCCCGGCATCCGGGATCTGTCAATGGAAACCATCCGCTGGTCTTGGATTCTTTCCGCCATTGCCACTCTACCTGTATTGTTCTACTCAGGTTATGACTTTTTCACAGGTGCATGGGCAGCGTTCAAACATCGTTCTGCAAACATGAACACGCTGATTGCCTTAGGCACAGGCGCGGCATGGTTGTATTCAACGTTTGCAGTCGCATTTCCTTCCGTTTTCCCCGAAGGCACATCCGAACCATTTTATGATGTCGTTGCAGTTGTGATTGCATTGGTTGTGTTGGGGCAGGCACTTGAACTGCGCGCCAAGGGACAGTCCAGCTCGGCAATTAAAAAGTTGTTGGGTTTGCAAGCCAAGACCGCACGCGTGATTCGCGAGGGCAAAGAAATGGATCTGCCTGTTGAAGAAGTATTGGTCGGTGACGTGATTCAGGTGCGTCCTGGCGAGAAAGTGCCCGTGGATGGTGTTATTGTAGCGGGCAGTTCGGCGGTGGACGAGTCCATGCTAACTGGTGAGTCATTGCCTGTTTCAAAGAAACAGGGTGATGAGGTCATTGGCGCGACTTTGAACAAAACAGGCGCATTCCAGTTTCGCGCCACGAAAGTCGGCAAGGACACTGCGTTGGCACAAATTGTAAAAATGGTGCAAGATGCACAAAATTCGAAGGCGCCAATTGCCCGGCTCGCAGATACGGTTTCAGGATATTTTGTTCCCATTGTCATGATATTAGCCGTGTGGACTTTCGTTATCTGGTTCGTGATCGGACCACAGCCGCAATTGGTATACGCGCTGGTGACAAGTGTTACTGTGTTAATCATCGCCTGTCCCTGTGCATTGGGACTTGCCACGCCCATGAGTCTGATGGTCGGTATCGGCAAAGGCGCAGAGAATGGAATTCTCATTCGCTCGGGTGAAGCCCTGCAGACTGCCCGTGCCATTCAAACTGTGGTGCTGGATAAGACCGGTACCATTACGAAGGGCAAGCCAGAATTGACTGACGTTGTAATCAGTGACCCATTAATCGTAAATGATGATGAGTTGTTGAAATTATCCGCTTCTGTGGAAAAGGTCAGCGAACATCCGTTGGCGCAGGCGATTGTCGAAGGCGCACAGGCACGTATATTGGAATTGGTGGAAGTGAAGGATTTCGATGCCATTCCTGGTCATGGCGTTTCAGCGAAAGTCGCTGGGCGCAACATATTGATCGGCAATCTCAAACTGATGAACCGCGAGAAAATCGCGCTTGGTTCTTTGGAAGAAAAATCAAAATCAATAGCCGACGATGGCAAGACGCCAATGTTTATTGCGCTTGATGGCAAAGCGGCTGGCATCATTGCGGTGGCAGACACGGTCAAGGAAGATTCTGCCGAAGCCATCAAAGCCTTGCAAGGTATGGGTATCGAAGTGGTGATGATCACTGGCGACAACCGCCGCACCGCCGAAGCAATCGCCCGCAAGGTCGGCATCACACGCGTGCTGGCGGAAGTATTGCCCGAAGACAAAGCTAATAATGTCAATCTGTTGCAAGCCGAAAACAAGAAGGTTGCAATGGTCGGTGACGGCATCAACGACGCTCCCGCGCTCGCACAGGCGGATGTCGGTCTCGCCATCGGCACGGGTACGGATGTCGCCATTGAAGCGTCGGATATCACGCTCATCAAAGGCAGCCTCAAAGGAGTGGTCACAGCGATTGAAGTCAGCCGCGCCACGATGACCAATATTTACCAGAACCTGGTCGGTGCATTTTTCTATAATGTGCTGGGTGTACCTGTTGCAATGGGATTGCTCTTTCCCTTCTTTGGCTTGTTGCTTAGTCCATTGATCGCAGGCGCGGCAATGGCGTTCTCCTCTGTGACAGTCGTTGGCAATGCCAACCGCCTGCGCGGGTTCAAGCCGAAGTTCAGTGCAAAGTGA
- a CDS encoding heavy metal-associated domain-containing protein, translating to MDENCYVEPIYKTASRDQIQKSDVATLAVRGMGCENCVTRVRNSLLTLEGVYGVDVYLNMAVAEVRYDSRKISPDKLVIAVSAAGNDGRHKYRAELMAAE from the coding sequence ATGGACGAAAATTGTTATGTTGAACCCATCTATAAAACCGCTTCAAGGGATCAGATTCAAAAATCTGACGTTGCAACCCTGGCTGTAAGGGGTATGGGCTGTGAGAACTGTGTTACACGCGTCCGTAACAGCCTGCTCACGCTGGAAGGTGTATATGGCGTGGACGTGTATCTGAACATGGCGGTGGCTGAGGTCCGTTATGACAGCAGGAAGATTTCACCCGACAAACTTGTGATTGCAGTATCTGCCGCAGGGAACGATGGACGCCACAAATATCGCGCAGAGTTGATGGCAGCAGAGTAA
- a CDS encoding heavy metal translocating P-type ATPase has protein sequence MTKTISEITLPISGMTCASCVSHVEGALNELPGISNVLVNLATNKANVAYDPQRIKLNDMRRAVENVGYTVPTTELTLDVRGMTCASCVDHVESALRELDGVTASVVNLGLGTAKVTFVPGLVFASTMKRAVREVGYEAEERSEGTDALDRERQAREDDIKIQGRNLIVAGIIGLVVMIGTFYEMLGPLKAFVPVWLSYKWVIGLLTTPVVFGPGRQFFTNSWRGLKHGVTDMNLLYATGIGAAYGIAVINTLFPKAGFGGEGATFFESAALLTGFIILGRWLEALTRGRTSEAIRKLMKLQPKVARVMRNGREEEIPADEVELGEVILVRPGESIAVDGQVFEGYSAVDESMLTGESLPVEKKAGDLVIGGSLNKTGAFKFKATRIGKETALAQIVKLVEDAQASKAPIQKLADWVAGHFILGVHLLAVVVFLFWFFFGYQAFFDPNSSFILSPYKLGEIGVFGFSLLLSVTVLVISCPCAVGLATPSAMMAGTGKGAEFGVLFKGAEAIENTSKLQTIVFDKTGTLTKGEPSVTDVIADYEWNLEGSRLSSSEVKAETVLRLAAIAEKNSEHPLGEAIVRGAVDRGLKLVEAETFNSIPGHGVEAKAVGSEILLGNRKLMHDRSIDFDHLMTQAEVLEADGKTVMFVALNGRAAGLIAVADTLKEYSVEAIEHLHKLGLEVAMITGDNRRTAEAIARKVGIDRVLAEVLPQDKAEEVRKLQAQGKKVAMVGDGVNDAPALAQAEVGMAIGSGTDVAKETGDIILIKDDIRDVVTALEVAKVTMRKVKQNLFWAFFYNTLGIPLGAGLFYTFASVIISPELAGLMMAVSSISVTLNTLLLKGFKPSVGREHKPRQGSGNTQLQPSTVAAGND, from the coding sequence ATGACTAAAACAATATCTGAAATAACCTTGCCCATAAGCGGCATGACTTGTGCCTCCTGCGTTTCGCATGTGGAAGGCGCACTCAATGAATTGCCGGGCATATCGAATGTCCTCGTCAATTTGGCGACGAATAAGGCAAATGTCGCCTACGACCCTCAACGCATCAAGCTGAACGATATGCGGCGTGCCGTTGAAAATGTTGGCTATACCGTCCCAACCACCGAATTGACTTTGGATGTGCGCGGTATGACTTGCGCCTCGTGCGTGGATCATGTCGAAAGCGCATTGCGCGAACTTGATGGAGTCACCGCTTCTGTTGTGAACCTTGGGCTGGGCACTGCGAAAGTGACCTTTGTCCCCGGGTTGGTTTTTGCCAGTACGATGAAACGCGCCGTGCGCGAGGTGGGGTACGAGGCAGAGGAACGCAGTGAAGGCACAGACGCCCTCGACCGTGAACGACAAGCGCGCGAAGATGACATAAAAATTCAGGGCCGCAACCTGATTGTTGCTGGAATTATAGGGCTGGTCGTCATGATTGGCACGTTTTACGAAATGCTTGGTCCGCTTAAAGCCTTCGTGCCGGTTTGGCTTTCTTATAAATGGGTGATCGGTCTGTTGACCACGCCAGTTGTGTTTGGCCCCGGCCGGCAGTTCTTTACAAACTCCTGGCGCGGACTTAAGCACGGCGTCACCGATATGAACCTACTGTATGCTACCGGTATCGGCGCGGCGTATGGAATTGCTGTTATCAATACACTATTTCCAAAAGCGGGCTTTGGCGGCGAAGGTGCGACCTTTTTCGAGAGCGCTGCGCTGCTGACCGGTTTCATTATCCTTGGGCGCTGGCTTGAAGCGTTGACGCGCGGAAGAACGTCAGAGGCGATTCGCAAATTAATGAAGCTCCAGCCCAAAGTCGCGCGCGTGATGCGAAATGGTCGGGAGGAGGAAATTCCCGCAGACGAGGTCGAACTTGGGGAGGTGATCCTTGTCCGCCCTGGTGAATCCATCGCGGTCGATGGTCAGGTATTCGAAGGATATTCAGCCGTGGACGAGTCGATGCTGACCGGTGAAAGCCTACCTGTTGAAAAGAAAGCAGGTGACCTGGTGATTGGCGGTTCGCTCAACAAAACCGGTGCTTTCAAATTCAAGGCGACACGGATTGGCAAAGAGACCGCTCTCGCGCAGATCGTCAAATTGGTGGAAGATGCGCAAGCCAGCAAAGCACCGATCCAGAAACTGGCTGATTGGGTGGCGGGACATTTTATTTTGGGTGTGCATCTGTTGGCGGTGGTTGTGTTCCTGTTCTGGTTCTTCTTTGGCTATCAGGCGTTCTTCGATCCAAATTCAAGCTTTATCCTGTCTCCCTATAAGTTGGGTGAGATCGGCGTGTTTGGGTTCTCGTTGCTTCTGAGTGTTACGGTGCTGGTCATCTCCTGCCCGTGTGCTGTAGGATTGGCAACACCCTCTGCCATGATGGCTGGGACCGGCAAAGGCGCGGAATTTGGTGTGCTCTTCAAAGGCGCAGAAGCTATCGAAAACACCAGTAAATTACAAACCATTGTGTTCGATAAAACCGGAACGTTGACGAAAGGCGAACCTTCGGTAACAGATGTAATCGCTGACTACGAATGGAATCTGGAAGGGTCACGTCTTTCAAGTTCGGAAGTAAAAGCAGAGACAGTTCTCCGCCTGGCTGCCATCGCCGAAAAGAATTCTGAACACCCCTTGGGCGAGGCGATTGTGCGCGGCGCGGTGGATCGGGGCTTGAAACTGGTAGAAGCTGAAACATTCAATTCGATCCCGGGTCACGGTGTGGAAGCAAAAGCCGTAGGTTCTGAAATCCTGCTCGGCAACCGCAAATTGATGCACGACCGTAGTATTGACTTTGATCATTTGATGACACAAGCCGAAGTTTTGGAGGCGGATGGCAAGACTGTCATGTTTGTCGCGTTGAATGGGCGGGCGGCTGGCCTGATCGCCGTCGCTGACACGCTCAAGGAGTATTCGGTTGAAGCGATCGAGCACCTGCACAAGTTGGGACTCGAAGTAGCCATGATTACTGGCGATAACCGCCGTACGGCTGAGGCGATTGCCCGCAAAGTTGGCATTGACCGGGTGTTGGCTGAGGTCCTGCCGCAGGACAAGGCGGAGGAAGTCAGAAAGCTTCAGGCGCAGGGAAAAAAGGTTGCGATGGTTGGCGATGGCGTGAACGATGCTCCCGCTTTGGCGCAAGCTGAAGTAGGCATGGCAATTGGTTCCGGCACAGATGTAGCAAAAGAGACCGGCGACATCATCCTAATTAAGGACGATATCCGCGATGTGGTGACAGCCTTGGAAGTTGCCAAGGTTACCATGCGTAAGGTGAAACAGAACTTGTTCTGGGCGTTCTTTTATAACACATTGGGAATACCGCTGGGCGCTGGTCTGTTTTACACATTCGCCTCGGTCATTATCAGTCCCGAACTAGCCGGCTTGATGATGGCTGTCAGTTCTATCTCTGTAACTCTAAACACGCTGCTGTTGAAGGGTTTCAAGCCATCGGTCGGACGCGAACATAAGCCCAGGCAGGGAAGTGGTAATACGCAATTACAACCGTCAACGGTTGCTGCCGGAAATGATTGA
- a CDS encoding heavy-metal-associated domain-containing protein produces MEQNCHVEPISKAVLDGVLSTADRIHLAVAGMGCQNCAMRVRNALVLVDGIHHVEMYLQMGLAEVYYDSGKVAPEAMVKAVFAAGNDGRHHYEAQVISNLPV; encoded by the coding sequence ATGGAACAGAATTGTCATGTCGAACCGATCAGTAAAGCTGTTTTAGATGGCGTGCTCAGCACTGCCGACCGTATCCACCTTGCAGTAGCAGGGATGGGCTGCCAGAATTGCGCCATGCGCGTGCGAAATGCCTTGGTGTTAGTGGATGGAATTCATCACGTGGAAATGTACTTGCAGATGGGATTGGCAGAAGTCTATTACGACAGCGGGAAAGTCGCTCCGGAGGCAATGGTCAAGGCAGTCTTCGCCGCTGGAAATGATGGACGTCATCATTACGAAGCACAGGTGATATCAAACCTTCCCGTGTGA
- a CDS encoding YHS domain-containing protein: MTTTVHDPVCHMDIDPATAAGTSEYKGQTYYFCSLGCKKAFDADPEKYLGKTEEHTHHH; the protein is encoded by the coding sequence ATGACAACCACAGTACATGATCCAGTATGCCACATGGATATCGATCCCGCCACCGCCGCCGGCACGTCCGAATACAAAGGGCAGACATATTATTTCTGCTCGCTTGGTTGCAAGAAGGCGTTTGATGCCGATCCTGAGAAATATCTCGGCAAAACCGAGGAACACACGCATCATCATTAA
- a CDS encoding 4Fe-4S binding protein, giving the protein MTTSLPNQNPSLLNGGNLLSNKWIDRFLRSRWYPGIIQWPTLMIFMVIMFELILGPESAHDNFGTALTWVLWWPLIPIIFLFLGRFWCAICPFAKINDLVQNFVGNNRPAPRFLKKYGIWIIDALFIFITWSDHVFGVVENPLGSGVLMLTLTTGVVVSGAFYERRTFCRYVCFLGGLSGNYARNGMLSLRGTPEICATCTIAACYKGTDQSAPCPLFEFPKTMTSSANCVLCAECIKGCPNNSIQLTVRPPTKELWFIRKPKLEEAFLSAVIMGIVFVQNVTMLEIWASMLKWLENVTGTTNYAVTFSITFATAIIIPVALLGLTSWIASKFNKATLVENFARFGYAIIALDMAGHIAHNLFHLLAEGKSIFYTALGLIGREVHGASPAVLSMEAIQYLQFALIALGFIGSLYTAYRIAKSNHADGKAWGTFVPYAALMVLLTIMNVVLFTLPMAMRM; this is encoded by the coding sequence ATGACGACTTCTCTTCCCAACCAAAACCCATCCCTGCTGAATGGCGGAAACCTGCTCAGCAACAAATGGATCGACCGTTTCCTGCGCAGCCGCTGGTATCCCGGCATCATCCAATGGCCCACCCTGATGATCTTCATGGTCATTATGTTCGAGTTGATCCTCGGACCCGAATCAGCGCATGATAACTTCGGCACCGCGCTGACCTGGGTGTTGTGGTGGCCGCTCATTCCGATCATCTTCCTGTTTCTCGGACGTTTCTGGTGCGCCATCTGCCCGTTCGCCAAGATCAATGATCTGGTACAAAATTTTGTCGGTAACAATCGTCCCGCTCCACGGTTCCTGAAAAAATACGGCATTTGGATCATCGATGCGCTCTTTATCTTCATCACCTGGAGTGATCACGTCTTTGGCGTGGTGGAAAACCCGCTTGGCTCCGGTGTACTGATGTTGACCCTTACCACGGGCGTGGTGGTCTCCGGCGCTTTTTACGAACGCCGCACCTTCTGCCGCTACGTCTGCTTTCTCGGCGGGTTATCTGGCAATTACGCCCGCAACGGCATGTTGAGCCTGCGCGGCACGCCGGAGATTTGCGCGACCTGCACAATTGCCGCCTGCTATAAAGGCACGGATCAGTCTGCTCCCTGCCCCTTGTTCGAATTCCCCAAAACGATGACCTCCAGCGCCAATTGTGTGCTATGCGCGGAATGTATCAAAGGCTGCCCCAATAACTCCATTCAATTGACTGTACGCCCGCCCACCAAGGAATTGTGGTTCATCCGCAAGCCGAAACTTGAAGAAGCCTTCCTTTCAGCAGTCATCATGGGCATCGTGTTCGTCCAGAATGTGACCATGCTCGAGATATGGGCATCCATGTTGAAATGGCTGGAGAATGTAACCGGCACGACCAACTATGCGGTCACCTTCAGTATCACTTTCGCAACCGCCATCATCATTCCGGTGGCTTTGCTCGGCCTGACCTCCTGGATCGCAAGCAAATTCAACAAAGCCACGCTCGTTGAAAACTTTGCCCGCTTCGGTTACGCCATCATCGCGCTGGATATGGCGGGACACATTGCCCACAACCTGTTCCACCTGCTGGCGGAAGGCAAGTCGATCTTCTACACAGCCCTTGGGCTCATTGGGAGAGAAGTCCACGGCGCATCTCCAGCAGTTCTCAGCATGGAAGCCATTCAATACCTGCAATTCGCATTGATTGCCCTTGGCTTCATTGGTTCCCTTTACACTGCCTATCGCATTGCCAAGTCCAACCATGCGGATGGGAAAGCCTGGGGAACCTTCGTGCCCTACGCCGCGTTGATGGTCTTGTTGACGATCATGAACGTCGTTCTCTTCACCCTGCCGATGGCAATGAGAATGTAA
- the lgt gene encoding prolipoprotein diacylglyceryl transferase, with protein sequence MFTISIDPIIFSIGHFAVRWYGIILMIAIGIGIWLTAREAERKGFKNEDIYDAAMWIIVGGLLGARLFHVLDHWPDEYAANPIRALYIWEGGLAIWGALVGGLIAGALIARRRSWHFPKLLDAAAPGLVLAQAIGRIACVITGDAMGKPTNGPFGFAYTNPNVMVPQLGVYYTPMPVYELVVNLGIFAVLWQLRKRKWSDGKLFLVYLTLYSLERFFLAFTSSYRIIAFGLTQSQIIAVIGFTIGMALLAWTQRGFLNKQTI encoded by the coding sequence ATGTTCACAATTTCAATTGACCCAATCATTTTCAGTATCGGGCACTTTGCGGTGCGCTGGTACGGCATCATTCTCATGATCGCGATAGGAATAGGTATTTGGCTGACGGCACGTGAGGCCGAACGCAAAGGTTTCAAAAATGAAGACATTTACGATGCCGCCATGTGGATCATTGTCGGCGGGTTGCTCGGGGCACGTTTATTTCACGTGCTCGATCATTGGCCAGATGAATACGCGGCAAACCCCATCCGTGCCCTGTATATCTGGGAAGGTGGGCTGGCGATCTGGGGCGCGCTCGTCGGCGGGCTTATCGCAGGTGCTTTAATTGCCCGGCGGCGCAGCTGGCACTTCCCCAAATTGCTGGATGCTGCTGCGCCAGGTTTGGTTCTGGCACAAGCCATAGGCCGCATTGCGTGTGTGATTACAGGTGATGCAATGGGAAAACCAACCAACGGCCCATTCGGATTTGCATACACCAATCCCAATGTGATGGTTCCGCAACTAGGGGTTTATTACACGCCGATGCCCGTTTATGAACTTGTGGTCAACCTGGGGATTTTCGCTGTGCTCTGGCAATTGCGAAAACGCAAATGGTCTGACGGGAAGCTGTTCCTGGTTTACCTGACTCTTTACAGCCTGGAGCGTTTTTTCCTGGCATTCACCAGTTCATACCGCATCATCGCTTTTGGATTGACGCAATCACAGATCATTGCCGTGATTGGATTTACCATCGGCATGGCTTTGCTCGCATGGACGCAGCGTGGGTTTCTAAATAAACAAACAATCTAA
- a CDS encoding zinc ribbon domain-containing protein, with protein MKKVDWWIVGIVAVLAVLFFFGGGMMLGNRGYGMMGGYGGHGMMGNWGTSPFGWFGMGLRMIFMWIIPIGIVALIVFGVVALVQQTGNPPQLATQNSCPNCGKGVQNDWQNCPYCGNALK; from the coding sequence ATGAAAAAAGTTGACTGGTGGATCGTTGGTATTGTGGCGGTTCTTGCCGTCCTGTTTTTCTTCGGAGGCGGGATGATGTTGGGCAACCGTGGCTACGGAATGATGGGTGGCTATGGCGGACATGGCATGATGGGGAACTGGGGCACTTCTCCCTTTGGTTGGTTTGGCATGGGTCTTCGTATGATTTTTATGTGGATCATCCCCATCGGCATCGTTGCGCTTATTGTGTTTGGCGTTGTCGCACTGGTTCAGCAGACTGGCAATCCACCCCAGCTCGCGACTCAGAATTCCTGCCCCAATTGTGGAAAGGGTGTTCAAAACGATTGGCAAAACTGTCCTTACTGTGGCAATGCCTTGAAATAA
- a CDS encoding metal-sensing transcriptional repressor, with the protein MKPDQQSEIVRRLRCVAGHLNAVIEMAEAGQPCEQVLHQLGAVDAAIRVAGSKLIICQAESIRSVILNSASPKERIAELQHLQALYTIFLHYPNHNIEVSHD; encoded by the coding sequence ATGAAACCCGATCAACAATCTGAAATCGTCCGTCGATTGCGCTGCGTGGCAGGACATTTGAACGCAGTCATCGAAATGGCAGAAGCGGGACAGCCTTGCGAGCAGGTGCTCCATCAGCTTGGGGCGGTGGATGCGGCCATCCGTGTGGCTGGGTCAAAGTTGATTATTTGTCAGGCTGAATCCATCCGATCTGTCATTCTGAACAGCGCCTCACCTAAAGAAAGGATTGCCGAATTACAACATCTTCAAGCCTTATATACGATTTTTCTCCACTATCCAAATCATAACATTGAGGTCTCTCATGACTAA
- a CDS encoding TlpA disulfide reductase family protein: MAEIKSTPRQRVSIWTQILIWAPLFGLLFLTGFGLMRARQGTIQPGDKVPDFSLTLFSGYEYNGQSEIEISDFRGKVVFINFWASWCKPCEQEAPALEQAWEYYRSSGKVVFLGIDYLDTEPPARAFLKKFNNTYPNGPDVGTVISQMFRIKGVPETYIIDTNGILNYVKIGPFLNADEIIALIDPLLTE, encoded by the coding sequence ATGGCAGAGATCAAATCAACTCCACGCCAGAGGGTGTCAATATGGACACAAATCCTTATTTGGGCACCACTATTTGGGTTGTTATTTCTAACAGGGTTTGGTTTGATGCGTGCGCGGCAGGGAACCATTCAACCCGGGGATAAAGTTCCTGATTTTAGCCTGACATTGTTTAGCGGTTATGAATACAATGGTCAATCCGAGATAGAAATTTCAGATTTTCGCGGCAAGGTGGTATTTATTAATTTTTGGGCTTCCTGGTGCAAGCCATGCGAGCAGGAAGCTCCTGCATTGGAGCAAGCTTGGGAATATTATCGATCCAGCGGCAAGGTGGTCTTCCTTGGAATAGATTATTTGGACACTGAACCCCCCGCCCGCGCCTTTCTAAAAAAATTCAACAATACCTACCCCAATGGGCCGGATGTGGGCACGGTTATCTCACAAATGTTCCGAATCAAGGGTGTGCCTGAGACTTACATCATTGATACCAACGGCATCCTTAATTATGTCAAAATTGGTCCATTCCTAAATGCGGATGAGATTATAGCCCTGATCGACCCTCTGCTCACCGAATAG
- a CDS encoding cupredoxin domain-containing protein yields the protein MSELQIFVILMGIVFTVLIAWYFWFAPKAQTRLAVNATGMQEAAILVKGGYSPDVIVVQKGRPVRLIFTRQESSACSEQVLFPDFNKNALLPEGEPVTLEFTPEKAGEYGFQCQMGMLRGKLIVE from the coding sequence ATGTCTGAGTTACAAATATTTGTGATCCTGATGGGGATCGTGTTTACCGTTTTGATCGCTTGGTATTTCTGGTTCGCACCCAAGGCGCAGACGCGCCTGGCGGTCAACGCGACTGGTATGCAAGAGGCTGCCATCCTTGTGAAAGGCGGCTATAGTCCTGATGTGATCGTTGTGCAGAAGGGGCGACCCGTGCGGCTGATATTCACACGGCAGGAGAGTTCTGCCTGCTCTGAACAAGTTCTGTTTCCCGATTTTAATAAGAACGCCTTGCTGCCCGAGGGCGAACCCGTGACATTGGAATTCACCCCCGAGAAGGCGGGCGAATATGGGTTTCAATGTCAGATGGGCATGCTGCGCGGCAAATTGATCGTGGAATAA